The sequence below is a genomic window from Microbulbifer hydrolyticus.
GTGGTATTCACCAATTTCCGCCCTCTGGCGGTTGCCTTCCTGCATCTGGTTACCCGCGCCAAGCCTGATATTCCGGTCATCTGGGTCGACCATGGCTACAACACGCCGGAGACCTACCGCCACATCGAGAAAGTGATCAAGCTGCTGGACCTCAACCTGTATACCTACTCCCCGAAAATGTCGGCCGCGCACTACAACGCGGTTTACGGCGGCATCCCCCCGCTGGACACGCCAGAGCACGACTTCTTCTCCCGCACGGTCAAGCTCGAACCGTTCAACCGGGCAATGCAGGAACTGAAACCCGATGTGTGGCTAAACGGCATCCGCCACGACCAGAACGCCCACCGCCAGGGCCTGGACATATTCACCAAAGGCAACCACGGCACCATTCGCGTCGCACCGATGTTCCACCTGAAGGAAATCGACGTGGAAGAGTACGTGTATGAAAACGACCTGCCAGATAACGATGTGTACTTTGACCCGACCAAGGGTGAGGAGCACCGTGAGTGCGGACTACTGCTGCAAAAGTAACCCGCAGCGCGGACGCCAAACATCGCAGAATTGGAGAACAGGAAGATACACGGACGTACTGCCACGGATGGCACACTGCTTAAATCCGTAGCGTGACTTAAATACGCAGCGTTGAAAGGTATCCGGCCTGCGGCGCTGGCGCCGCGGCAACCGGACCTCTGGAATTAGGCGAGTCAGCCGATAAGCCGGGTTCTGTCGCGGACAATCATTCATCTGGGATGCCTGTCACCAGACACCTCAAGCGACCTACCCGCCCTCAGTGCGGGTCACACCTGTAGAGGGCCTATTTGGTCTTGCTCCGAACGGGGTTTACCGTGCCACGAACTGTTACCAGCCGCGCGGTGCGCTCTTACCGCACCCTTTCACCCTTACCTGTGCTTCCCCAAACCGAAATTCAGGGAAGCCATCGGCGGTCTACTCTCTGCTGCACTTTCCGTAGGCTCGCGCCCCCCAGGCGTTACCTGGCGTCCCACCCTATGGAGCCCGGACTTTCCTCCACCCCACCACCCAAAGGTGGCGAGACAGCGATTGCCTGGCTGACTCGGCGCGAAGAGTAAAGAGCGCCCCACGGGAATGCAACTTACTTTTGCACCCTATTTTTGCGAAAGCGACCAGTTGTAGAGCAGCTTCTTGTTCACCCCGGTAATCTCCGCCGCCACTGCCGCCGCACGCTTGGGCGGCAGCTCGGCCAGCAGCAGCGTCATCACCCGCTCAGACTCCGCATCCAGCTCTGACGACCTGCCCTCGGCCGCACCCCGCACCAGCAGCACTATCTCTCCACGCTGCTGATTGCTGTCCGCGCGCACCCACTCAACCAGTTCCGCCAGCGGCAGCAGCTGAATCGTTTCGAATGCTTTGCTGATCTCCCGTGCAATCACCGCTTCGCGGGTATCGCCAAACACCAGCCGCATGGCCTCCAGGGTATCCAGCACCCGGTGTGGCGCCTCGTAAAACACCATGGTACGGGCTTCGCCAGCGAGCGCCTGCAGCGCCTTTTCCCGCGCCAGCGGTTTGGCCGGCAGGAAACCTTCAAAGGTAAACCGGTCACTGGGCAGCCCCGCCGCAGACAGGGCCGCGACAAAAGCGCAAGCGCCGGGGATGGGAACAACGTTAAAGCCGCGCTCACGCGCCTCGCGAACCAGACGGTACCCGGGGTCTGAGATCAGCGGGGTACCGGCATCAGAGATCAGGGCGACGGTCTGCCCCTGCTCCAGGCGCTGGAGAATTTTTGTGGTTCGCTGGTCATCCGAGTGGTCGTGGTACGCCACCAGGGGGGTTTCGATGGAAAAGTGCGAAAAAAGTCTCTGACTGTGACGGGTGTCTTCCGCCGCCACCAGATCCGCCGATTGTAGAACTTCTATGGCTCGCGGTACCATATCCGCCAAATTGCCAATGGGCGTCGCGACGATATAGAGCACCGCTGTATCCAGCCCCATAGTTCACTCCAGAATAAGTTTTGTGGGAGAAGAATATGTCCGCCCTTTACCGGCGAATTCCCTTCATTTTCAATGGTCTGGCTGCCGCCACCCTGACGCTGGCGCTGGCCGGCTGCCAGACCCCCAGTACCGAGCCGGGCGCACAGGTTGCGGTCGATGCGGGCAACGTGGCCACCGCCGACCGCCAGAGCGCCATCCGCCTGCTGAATGATGCGCGCCGACTTCCGTCGCCAGAAAAGGATCGTGCGCTGCTGCAGGCGGCCGCCATTCTATACACTCTGGGCGATAACGCGACGGTCCGGCAAGCTGCCAGCAACATTGATGCGGAACAGCTCACTGACGCCGAGTACGCTCAGTATGCCCAGGTGTACGGCAGCGCTCTCGCCGCAGACGATGAATTCTTTACCGCACTGGACCTGGTGAGCGCTCCGCGCCTGGAGCAGGCCTGGTTCAAGATCCCCGCGGATACGGCCCTTCCCCTGCGCAACCTTCGCGCCGACTTGTGGGGCCTGATGGGGGACATCGACAGCGGCATTGCTGAACGTCAGCGCATCGCGCCGCTCGCCCGTGAAGACGAAGCCATCTCCGCCAACAATGACGGTTTCTGGCAGCTCCTCACCCAGCTTCCATCCAGTGAGCTCCGCCTGCGGGCCGATGAGAGCCTGGACCCTGAGATGCGGGCCTGGTACGAGCTGGCACTCCTCGGGCGCGACACCCAGGCAGATATCAGTACCCAGCTGACCGCCCTGAGCCGTTGGCGGCAGCAGTGGCCGAGCCACACCGCCGTCTCACATCCGCCTCAGGCACTGCAGCTGCTGGAGCGCCTGGCTTCACAGCGCGCGCAAAATGTAGCGCTGCTGCTGCCTCTGTCCGGCTCCCTGGGGAGCGCCGGACGCGCGATTCGCGACGGCTTTATGGCTGCCTACTATAGTGCGCTGGATGCCGGTGCTCCCACGCCCCAGATTCAGGTATATGACACGGGCCTGGACCAGCCGTTTGAAGAGATTTACCAGACCGCGGTTAATAACGGTGCCCAGGCGATTGTCGGCCCACTGGATAAAAGCAGGGTCGCCAACCTGCTCGCCACCGAAATGTTACCGGTCCCTACCCTCGCACTGAATTACGGTGATCAGGGCCGTCTCACTCAGGACCTGGTCCAGTTTGGACTGGCCATTGAAGACGAAGCTCGCCAGGTAGCGCGCCAGGCCTATCGCCAGGGGCACCGTCAGGCCATGATTCTGACGCCGGAATCCAGCTGGGGCCAACGCGGCCTGGAAGCGTTCACTGAGGAGTGGAACACGCTCGGAGGGACGGTCACCGAGAGTCGTAACTACCGCGACGACACCAACTTTTCGCAGCTGGTAAGCGATGCGCTGCTGATCTCCGAAAGCAAAAGTCGCGAGAGTGAATTGCGCAAAAAACTGGCTTCGCCGCTGAAGTTTACCCCGCGCCGACGCGGTGATGTGGACATGCTGTTTGTACTGGCCCAGCCGCAACAGGCGCGCCAGATCAAACCCATGCTGTCGTTTTTCTACGCCGGCGAACTTCCGGTGTTCTCTACGTCGCAGATTTTTGCCGGCAACATAGACCGCCAGCGCGACCGCGACATCAATGGGGTGCGTTTTACCGCCCTCCCCTGGCTGTTTGAAGACGACAATAAAACCAAGCAGAACATCGTGAAACAGGCGGCCCCTTCACCGGCGTTTGCCCGCCTGTACGCGCTGGGCGCGGACGCGTTCCGCCTGTATCCACGCCTGCCTATCCTGCGCCAGTTCCCCGAGCAGCAGGTTTATGGGCTGACCGGTTCCCTGAGCCTTACCGCCGATGGACGCATCGTGCGTGAACAGATCTGGGCAAAAATCGAAAAGGGAGCGCCGGTACCGATTACCACAAGCGAGGTCGGCACGGTACCCGCTGACCGAAGCGCCCGCGTCGATTAAGCTCAGCGAACATTTATCTATAGGAAAGGATTTCCGTGGATACAAAAAGCATGGACTCAACAGCAATTGGCAACCGCATGGAAGCGATTGCCGAGCGGCATCTGACAAACGCAGGCCTGCGCATTGTCGAGCGAAACTTTCGCGGCCGCTTCGGCGAGATTGACCTGATTGCGCGCGATGGCGGCACCCTGGTATTTGTTGAAGTACGTTACCGGCGCAATCGCCGTTTTGGCGGAGCCGGTGTTTCGGTAGACTTCCGCAAACAACGCAAGCTGCTCACGACAGCCAATGGCTACCTGCAATATCGGAAAATCGATTGCCCATGTCGCTTTGATGTCATCACCATCGAGCGTGGCGATCACAAAGAATCACTGGATATCGACTGGATTCAAAACGCCTTCGGGCAGTAGGCTCACACAGATGGAAACCATAGAATAAATGGAACAGAGAGTTGTAACCCTGTTTCACCACAGCATTGAAGCAACAATGAATGCTGGTGAACTTTTGGCACCTTTGATTGCCGAAGCCAGCGAAATGATCGTGCACACGCTGCTGGCCGAAAACAAACTCCTGATCTGTGGAAACGGCCTCAGCGGTGCCCTTTCGCAAAGTTTTTCAGCGCAGTTAATGGGTGGTTTCGAACGGGAGCGTCCGGGCCTTCCTGCTCTGGCACTGAACGGCGACGCCATTACCATTGGCACGGTTGCGCGCAACCACGGGCGCGCGGAATCCTATGCTCGGCAGATCAGGGCGCTGGGCCAGCCCGGCGATCTGCTGGTCATTATCAGTACCGACGGCAGCGACTCCAATCTTGTGCAAGCGATCCGCGCGGCACACGACCGGGAAATGGGCGTGCTCGCACTCACCGGTGGCGAGAGCGATAGCGACTGTACCGCGCTACTCGATGTGCACGATATTGAACTGCGAGTGCCCTCCCTGGTTGCCTCGGAGGTACACCAGGTACACCTGTTAACGCTGTTCTGCCTGTGCGACCTGATCGACAGCAGCCTGTTTGGCGGATACGAGGAATAATTTATGCAATTGACTTCAGGTAAACGCTTTATGAAACCGGTCTCTCTGACCATAGCCGCCTTCGCACTTTCAATTCTGGGCGGGTGCGCCACAGTACTGGATGCGACGCATGACGGCCCGATCCAGCCGGATCCGGGTGAGCGCAGCTTCGGCACCTATATCGATGACCAGCAACTGGAAACCATTACCAAGGTCAATATCGGCAAGGCGCATCCAGACCTGAAAGCGGCCAATATCGATGTAGTCAGTTTCAACGGCGTGGTATTGCTCACAGGCCAGGTACCCTCCAACGAGCTGCGCAACCTGGCCGGCGGCACAGCGCAGCAGGTACATTCCGTGCGCCAGGTCTACAATGAAATTCAGGTACGCGGAACCACCTCCGTGCTTGCCCGAACCAGCGACACCTGGCTGACTACAAAAGTGAAAAGCGTCCTGCTGACTGATAAGGAAATCGACAGCGGCCGCATCAAAGTGGTCACCGAAAACGGAGTGGTTTACCTGATGGGTCTGTTGACCCGCCAGGAAGCAGAAAATGCCGCGGAAAAGACACGCACCGTGGGTGGTGTACAGAAAGTCGTGAAAGCAGTGGAATATATCGACTGACGCTTGGCGGAATTTCAGACAATAAAAAACGGAGGCCTTGGCCTCCGTTTTATTTTGCCTCGAATGAAGCGGGTTACGGGCGCTCGATGGCGACTGCCGTTGCCTCACCACCACCGATACACAGACTTGCCACACCCTTTTTCAGGTCGCGGCCTTCCAGTGCGGCGAGCAGGGTCACGATCACCCGCGCACCACTGGCACCGAGGGGATGTCCGAGCGCACAGGCGCCGCCGTTGACGTTGACCTTGTCGCGGGACAGCTCCAGATCCTTCATCGCCGCCATGGTCACCACAGCAAAAGCTTCATTGATCTCGAAAAGATCCACATCTGCGACATCCCAGCCGGTCTTCTTCAGCAGGTTGGTCATCGCCGACACCGGCGCAGTGGTAAACCACTCGGGCTCATGCGCAAACTGGCTCTGCCCTTTCAGCACCGCCAGCACGCGAACACCGCGCGCCTTGGCCTCGCTCTCGCGCATCAGCACCAGTGCTGCGGCACCGTCAGAAATCGAACTGGCGTTGGCAGCAGTGACGGTGCCATCTTTGCGGAAAGCCGGACGCAGCTGCGGAATCTTGTCCGGACGTGCACTGCCGGGCCCCTCGTCCACGGAAACCTCAACTTCACCTTTGCGCGTGCTGATGGTCACGGGCGAAATTTCCCGCGTGAAAGCGCCGGATTCGATGGCAGCATTGGCCCGCGCCAGGGACTCCAGCGCAAATGCATCCTGCTCTTCACGGGTAAACGCGTACTTGTCGGCGGTACATTCGGCAAAATTACCCATCAGCTGGCCGTCGTAGGCGTTTTCCAGGCCATCGGTAAACATATGGTCGAGCACTTCACTATGGCCGAGTCGCATGCCTGCACGGGCCTTGGGCAGCAGATAGGGCGCATTGCTCATACTTTCCATGCCCCCGGCAACTACAACCTTTGCCTCTCCCGCAAGCAGCGCATTCCGAGCCATCATCACGGTTTTCATGCCGGAGCCGCACACCTTGTTTACGGTGGTGGTTGGCGTGCCTTCCGGGATACCGGC
It includes:
- a CDS encoding phosphoadenosine phosphosulfate reductase family protein translates to MGFSAGLSKPSATTRTFHHDADLDALNQRFKDSKPSAIMKFTIAEAENPVVFTNFRPLAVAFLHLVTRAKPDIPVIWVDHGYNTPETYRHIEKVIKLLDLNLYTYSPKMSAAHYNAVYGGIPPLDTPEHDFFSRTVKLEPFNRAMQELKPDVWLNGIRHDQNAHRQGLDIFTKGNHGTIRVAPMFHLKEIDVEEYVYENDLPDNDVYFDPTKGEEHRECGLLLQK
- the rsmI gene encoding 16S rRNA (cytidine(1402)-2'-O)-methyltransferase, with amino-acid sequence MGLDTAVLYIVATPIGNLADMVPRAIEVLQSADLVAAEDTRHSQRLFSHFSIETPLVAYHDHSDDQRTTKILQRLEQGQTVALISDAGTPLISDPGYRLVREARERGFNVVPIPGACAFVAALSAAGLPSDRFTFEGFLPAKPLAREKALQALAGEARTMVFYEAPHRVLDTLEAMRLVFGDTREAVIAREISKAFETIQLLPLAELVEWVRADSNQQRGEIVLLVRGAAEGRSSELDAESERVMTLLLAELPPKRAAAVAAEITGVNKKLLYNWSLSQK
- a CDS encoding acetyl-CoA C-acyltransferase yields the protein MSEQVTDPVVIVGISRTPMGAMQGALSGLSAPELGAVAIRGALADAGVAAADVDEVLMGCVLPAGLGQAPARQASLGAGIPEGTPTTTVNKVCGSGMKTVMMARNALLAGEAKVVVAGGMESMSNAPYLLPKARAGMRLGHSEVLDHMFTDGLENAYDGQLMGNFAECTADKYAFTREEQDAFALESLARANAAIESGAFTREISPVTISTRKGEVEVSVDEGPGSARPDKIPQLRPAFRKDGTVTAANASSISDGAAALVLMRESEAKARGVRVLAVLKGQSQFAHEPEWFTTAPVSAMTNLLKKTGWDVADVDLFEINEAFAVVTMAAMKDLELSRDKVNVNGGACALGHPLGASGARVIVTLLAALEGRDLKKGVASLCIGGGEATAVAIERP
- a CDS encoding YraN family protein, whose product is MDSTAIGNRMEAIAERHLTNAGLRIVERNFRGRFGEIDLIARDGGTLVFVEVRYRRNRRFGGAGVSVDFRKQRKLLTTANGYLQYRKIDCPCRFDVITIERGDHKESLDIDWIQNAFGQ
- a CDS encoding SIS domain-containing protein; translation: MEQRVVTLFHHSIEATMNAGELLAPLIAEASEMIVHTLLAENKLLICGNGLSGALSQSFSAQLMGGFERERPGLPALALNGDAITIGTVARNHGRAESYARQIRALGQPGDLLVIISTDGSDSNLVQAIRAAHDREMGVLALTGGESDSDCTALLDVHDIELRVPSLVASEVHQVHLLTLFCLCDLIDSSLFGGYEE
- a CDS encoding penicillin-binding protein activator; translation: MSALYRRIPFIFNGLAAATLTLALAGCQTPSTEPGAQVAVDAGNVATADRQSAIRLLNDARRLPSPEKDRALLQAAAILYTLGDNATVRQAASNIDAEQLTDAEYAQYAQVYGSALAADDEFFTALDLVSAPRLEQAWFKIPADTALPLRNLRADLWGLMGDIDSGIAERQRIAPLAREDEAISANNDGFWQLLTQLPSSELRLRADESLDPEMRAWYELALLGRDTQADISTQLTALSRWRQQWPSHTAVSHPPQALQLLERLASQRAQNVALLLPLSGSLGSAGRAIRDGFMAAYYSALDAGAPTPQIQVYDTGLDQPFEEIYQTAVNNGAQAIVGPLDKSRVANLLATEMLPVPTLALNYGDQGRLTQDLVQFGLAIEDEARQVARQAYRQGHRQAMILTPESSWGQRGLEAFTEEWNTLGGTVTESRNYRDDTNFSQLVSDALLISESKSRESELRKKLASPLKFTPRRRGDVDMLFVLAQPQQARQIKPMLSFFYAGELPVFSTSQIFAGNIDRQRDRDINGVRFTALPWLFEDDNKTKQNIVKQAAPSPAFARLYALGADAFRLYPRLPILRQFPEQQVYGLTGSLSLTADGRIVREQIWAKIEKGAPVPITTSEVGTVPADRSARVD
- a CDS encoding BON domain-containing protein is translated as MQLTSGKRFMKPVSLTIAAFALSILGGCATVLDATHDGPIQPDPGERSFGTYIDDQQLETITKVNIGKAHPDLKAANIDVVSFNGVVLLTGQVPSNELRNLAGGTAQQVHSVRQVYNEIQVRGTTSVLARTSDTWLTTKVKSVLLTDKEIDSGRIKVVTENGVVYLMGLLTRQEAENAAEKTRTVGGVQKVVKAVEYID